In Kaistella sp. 97-N-M2, the sequence AAAACTGGCGGTGGATTCCGGGCAGCAATTCTTCATAAAGGTCCATCCCGACTTTATTGTTGTGCAGATCCATCTTCGTTTCCAGAGGTTTGTTGGGGAAAAGCTCTTCGTGAAGATCGGTCATTTTTTTAGAAAAATCCAGGGCTTTCCGCGGTGACGAAACTTTGCTGCAATACATGGTGATCAAACACGTCCAAAGTGCATGACGGAAAGCATTGCCAACACCGCTGCTCGAATTTGTTTTAGGAAAGCATTCCTTCGCAATAACGAAGCTTTTCATCGTCGCATATACGCCCAAAACTGCAAAGAGCGGATGCGGAACGGTTAATTTCAAAAGTTTGATAATTTTCTTGAAACTTAAAGTCCGGAGCGTATTAAAAAGTATTTTTAAAGCATTTTTCATAAAGAAATCTCCCCAAGGCGGAGAGATTTTATCAATTAGTTATCGGTTTCTAAGAATGAACCAGCAGATTCACTGTTTTCGAAACTTTATCTTTAATCTCGGTTCTTTTCACAATAAAATCCACAAAGCCTTTTTCCTGCAAAAATTCGGAAGTTTGAAAACCTTCGGGCAAATCTTTGCCGATGGTCTCGCGAATCACACGTGGTCCGGCAAAGCCGATCAAGGCGCCGGGTTCTGCCATGATGATGTCGGCGGTCATCGCGAAGGACGCGGTGATTCCACCAAAAGTTGGATCGCACAAATAAGCGATGTATAAAAGGCCTGCCTCCGACAACTGAGCCAGTTTCGACTGCACTTTTGCGAGCTGCATTAAGGAGTAGGTCGCTTCCTGCATTCTTGCACCACCCGATTGGCAAATGATCATGTAGGGAAGTCGGTTTTCGATACAGTAATCTACGGCGCGGCGTATTTTCTCGCCCATTACGGAACCCAAAGATCCACCGATGAAACTGAAATCCATACAGGAAATGACCATTTTCTCTCCATTAACGGTTCCCACGGCATTTCTGATGGAATCTGTTAGTTTTGTTTTAGCCTTTACTTCTTTTAACCGGTCGGTGTAGGACTTGGTATCTTTAAAATGCAGCATATCTACACTTTCAACCCCCGCATCGAGTTCGGTGA encodes:
- a CDS encoding DUF6973 domain-containing protein, yielding MKNALKILFNTLRTLSFKKIIKLLKLTVPHPLFAVLGVYATMKSFVIAKECFPKTNSSSGVGNAFRHALWTCLITMYCSKVSSPRKALDFSKKMTDLHEELFPNKPLETKMDLHNNKVGMDLYEELLPGIHRQFFETSFFIDQLLEKTKNARVLEDVDADLDNNLVYLKE
- the accD gene encoding acetyl-CoA carboxylase, carboxyltransferase subunit beta, with the translated sequence MAFDWFKRKTQNITTSTEDKKDVPKGLWHQTPTGKIIEHEELKANNYVSPEDGFHVRIGSKEFFSILFDENKFTELDAGVESVDMLHFKDTKSYTDRLKEVKAKTKLTDSIRNAVGTVNGEKMVISCMDFSFIGGSLGSVMGEKIRRAVDYCIENRLPYMIICQSGGARMQEATYSLMQLAKVQSKLAQLSEAGLLYIAYLCDPTFGGITASFAMTADIIMAEPGALIGFAGPRVIRETIGKDLPEGFQTSEFLQEKGFVDFIVKRTEIKDKVSKTVNLLVHS